From Daucus carota subsp. sativus chromosome 6, DH1 v3.0, whole genome shotgun sequence:
ttatCAGCAGTATTCTTGTCTGCAGAAGGCCGGCCTCTTCCACGCCCACTGCTCTTTGTCTCTGTCTTAGCTTTCCCAGCACTCTTACCTCGACCTCTACCAGAAGCCTTACCACCCCTTTGCCTTTTACCTTTGGCATCCCCATTCATCTCTTCACTGTCCTCACTGCCTTCATCACTACTGTCATTCTCCTCATCTTCCGATTCCGAAGAATcctttgattttcttttattgGACTTCTCGGGTGTTTTCGCACCATTCTTTTTACcatttttgttagcagcaataTTAGAATTGTTCACGGGTACTTCACTTCCTGCAGCAAAATGAATTGAGAATTAGCCTAGAAAAGTTGCTCGAGTTAGATTTCAAGCCATCACTCTGTAACACTGAAAAGGTCTGtcataattaaattttctttctaaGGTGAATGTGATGTGAGGGTCTTTGCGAACGGGGCTAGGCGATGTCTGTTCAACGAGAATGTCCCCCGATGGGAGATCAAAGTGTCCATGTCCAGACTTTAATAGTGGGAGAAGCATGTTCCTACAGATATCACATATTGCATGACCGTACCTTCACCTGCAGCTTTGCCATCGTAGACATCCAGCTgtcatgaaaaataaaaaacactaTTATATCCAAAACCATATTTTTAGCAAATAACAGTAcagcatattttttttttcttttgatacTGTGGTGTGATCATAATAGATTTGTAACTCGATTGAATtccacacacacacgcacacacgcATATAATTCAAACTAAAGTTGAAATTATTCAAACATAACATCCAATCTCATAAGTGGGAAGCAATGACCTCTAGAAGAGATATCATGCCACCTCTAGTATGGCTCATTCTTTTTATCAAGTTCAGATTAGAATAGACAAAAACTCAAATGTACAATATTCATGGAAAAGTATTAAACtctatcatcatattttatagaaaCAAAGACTTAAATTTACTATCAAGTTTTTTTACTGAAAAATGTATATACTTCAATACCTAGACAATTGGCTTCCTGTTTATATTAATTGACAATTTTATGGACACTTAAGCACACTGTAAGCTTTTTAGTAccaaatttaatattagaatGCAAGGGGTGACTGCCTCCGGATGATATTTACATGTATGTATACatatagaaataaaaatatgcacACCAATACACCATGTTAAGTGCATTAATACAAGATGATTTTATACTTAGGGATGGAAGTAGTTGCGAAACCGTAGTATGCTACCATTTAAACCATTGTCTGGGTATCAGAATTCTGAGTCCACTGTATCACAGCAGAAAGCACCTGACTACACTTGCAGAGATGATGTATACGGTACAGAAAATTACCTGATCAAGCCTTTCACCAACTTCTGTTCTATCAACCACCACCAATGAGTGTGCACATCCACAAGCAACACTTCAATGAAAGAAAAGACAACCGTAAAAACAAATAAGAATTGACAAAAATATTTGCTTGTCCATCACTTATTTACTTATTTCTCAACTATACCAATTACCAACCTCATCACATGCATGCCCTCAAGGCTATCTACTTTTTTGGCCATTGCAGAAGACCTAGAGAATAGAACTccatcataaatatataaactcaTAAATTTAAAATGCAGGAGATTGAAAATATCAACGGGTTTGCAGTAAAAGCTAGAAACATACTTCTGTCCTAGAGGTCCATATCCAAGCTCACCAGACTGAGCAACGCCCCAACTTATACATGAGCTATCAGCACCAACAAAATGGTGCATGCTGCCTGAATCCATGCAACGTATGTTCCAGCCGctacaaaaaaaaacatataggaTTGTTCAGTATGAATTCTTGTACTAACAAGATTACACTCATATGCACTTAGATAGTCGAGCAAAACCTTAAATCCATAACAGGTTTAGGATACATCCAGTCATCACCATGGTTCTTCAGTTTCCCCCACATGAACAGCTGGCCTCCAGCTGGAGAACAAAATAAACTGTAAATTCCTACCCAGCCTTTTCCAACACAATTTACATAAGCAGGTGGTACTGAGTTCAGAATATAATAATAGACCACAAAAATCATGCAAACTCTGAAACTGGTTAACAGATGCTCTAAACAGCTTAACAATATCATTAAACTCACCACAATTATGATAGTTATAGTATCATCACTTCTTATATATGGGATAAGAGGATTCCTCTCTATCAACTAAACCCTATAATGGGGCTGTTTGAGAAGCAGAAGTAAtttctgcttctggcttctgcttttcttgacccgtttgtgtaaagaagtagaagcacttttaagaagctgagaatgctagcttctctctcacagcttctgcttcttttccaaacactttattaacttttttacttcccacttctactctacttctttactttaagtatggaagcactttttttaagcttggccaaacggccccaatgaTTTCAAGTTGACCAGCCCTGGCTTCCAAAAAACTACAGATTCATCTTAACATTGCCACAGCCAAGACTTAACATATGGTAAAAAGAGGAAATGACAAAGAAGTGGAGCCACAACACTTGTTATTGCAAATTTACGTATGAGAGGATAGAGTGTGGTAATATACAAGTCATTTACGGTAAAACTTCTCCTCCTTCACTCCTGCACTATTGAGGTTTTTTTCCTTCATGGCAATCTTGTGCCACTAGGAAAAGTATAATCTGTACAATCACGTTTCCTTTTGCTGACATGACTATTCACAAACAAAAACTACTTTTCGCATGAAATTTACAATCAGGGCCTCAAGGGGTGTGGCTGGAATCAGGAGATTAAGCAACCACAGAGTAACACGAGCACCGCATTACTTGCCCTTCTAtagaattaataaatatatagatcAGTGATATTCCTCCAATTAAAAGGAAGACAGCCATTTATATGACTGTTACCCGGAACGTAGTATACATAGCAAGAAgatgaaaaaataattactattttgatgatagaaaaaaaaaatatgaaaagtaATAGGACTCTTTGTTACATTGGAGAGCTGTAAAAGACGCTGATCTAATATCATTACTAGATTTCAGGTCTCCCTTGGATAATTTTATGTTGTAAGCTCTTGTAGCTTTATAGATCGTACTTAAACTATAATTAGTAAGTATCAATTTTCCTAGCCTAAAAAGGTTGTGCCTCACCCTGTTTGGGACTTGATATTGAAATtacattaaaaaacatataaaaatatcaaatttggaGGGCCACAGAGTTTTTTTACTATACAAATTAGCTGTGCTAGTTAGTCCCTCGGTATATAGCATATGAAAGCTCGGTATTTTTCTGATCTTCTGGCTACAGAAATCTGTGCAACTCCATTGTCTTTGTTTAAGCTCAAATTACAGAGTGATAGATATCCAGATATGAGATGTTAGGGAAAATTCAAGACATGACTTCAAGAAAATTTACACCAGAAGTATAAACATACCAGCAGTACAAGAAGAGTTAACAGAACCAGCTGACACCACAGCATTAGGAGGTAAAACATTATGCCTAGTAAAAACATCAACACGCCGAGGAGACCACTCATCCTTCTGCTCTCTATGACCAAGCCTACATtaaaaaatcacattataacATGCTTATTTGGTTTAGTTACAGCAAGTGAGGCACAGatatcaaaatacatatatatacagataAACATTAAGGTCCAGATGCTATATATTGCATCGTTTCAACACTGCTTGTATGGAAGATGAAGGGTGTAAATAAAGAGGGGGAAAGCTGGCCAAAACAAAAATAACGAGGAGAGGGTCAAATTATAACACTCTGCAGTTGTCCATACAACAataaaatcaacatgaataCAGAAGCACATGTGAAATAAGTACAAACCTTCCATAACCTCCATACCCCCACCTGAAATATAGGCGAACAGAAAATGAAGATCAGTTCAATTCTACTCCATCAAAACTAAAAGGGAGAAAATAGAAATAACATCAGTATAAGAGAACTTACGTATAAACATAACCATTTGAATCTACTGCAACTGCATATCCAAAGTGCACAAGAGACAAAAAAATTCAACCATGTTAGCGAGTAATATTGATTACATAACACAGCACCAGACCGGGCTTTAAGCAAGACAAAATGATATGAAAGTAACCTGTATGGTTTGTTCCACAAGCAACTTTAACTATGGTCTCCCGAGAAAGTGAAGCCACTGCCTTTGGGCGAGGTTGAGCTTCATAAGCAAGTCTGACTGAACTATCTTTAGTATTGTACTGCCATGTAAAAAAATGACTTATTGTAAATGAAGGAATGCATTCAAGATCTAGGATCATAAATCCTGTAACATTAAATACTTCTATATTACCTATGCGAAGGGGCCCACTTTTACATGTAAACTaaaaaactaattattattACCTCATTGTCAGTTCCATGTCCAAGTTGACCGTATTGTGGAAGACCAGCAGTGCtaccaaacaaaaataaaatttcagtgTGTATCtatgattaattaaatataaactagAAATCACATTTCATATAAGTTACAAAGGGAGCTACCACTACAGATATGTTATCCAGAAATGTACAGCATATAAGagcaataaattttttatatcataCTGTATCGAAGCGCCTGGCTCAGAAGTTAACCAAACAGTAAATTCACCCCCACACGTAGCAACCTTTACATCAGATACCTGACACCGAACTGGAGATAATTCAAACTCTGCAAAGTAAAACCTTCTAATCAGAAGCAATAGataagattttataataatgtgtACATCTTTATATAATTAAACCAGTGTAGATTTTCATATCAAGTatacattgtttttaaaatgttTCTTCTCAATGTGATAGCTTTCACAGTGAGGCAGCAGTTAGGCTTATTCAGCTCCTGTTCATTTTTGTTTGAAGAAGCTAGTCGTATGTGTCCCAAACTGCCAGAGTTTCAGTCTTAACGCCAAAAAACAGTAATATGTAACTAGCATTTACAAAAGTATTTGACAGAACTGAAGATAGGATAATTGGTACATAAAGCTTTAAATCAAGATGAACCCCAATATATTGTTGTCCACGACTCTACCGTAAGATACAGAATCTACAAACATCAGATAGAAATATAGGACTCTCACCTATTCAAAAGTTAGTCCTTTAATACTTTTAATACCCTCCATTTAAATAACGTAATATTTCATCTTCCAATTATCATCTCCAAATTTTAACGCCAGAATAGGTAAACTTACGTTAAAAGAGgttaaaaaatcacaattttctAGTAGTGGGGAAGAAAAACGTGGCAACTTATGCTGTCAAAatatgtaatttaaatttaatgatatCCAAAATATGCAGTTTAGAAAAACATCAGATTGATCAAAAGTAGATCTGGAACAAAATAGAAAGTCAATGATGTCCAAATGGTGAAAAAGAATCATAAGCAGAAACTCCTCAAAGCCCTATTTCTTTACGAAGGGTACGGAGAAAAACATAAGTGATGTACAGACTCATATATGGAAAATACTAAATACATCATACATATGAATTTAGTGCAACGCAGATCTACCAGAGCGGTTATCTTTCGTAAAAGTTTATAAGGAGTATCTAGAATTAGAACAATTCTCATATCTATCATCTTATTCCCAATCGATGCAAGTTCAGCTACACAAATAGACAGTCCATGAACCTACCATTTTTTACAGACCCTGAACCAAGTTGCCCATGTTTGTTCCACCCAAATGACAGAGAGGTTCCATCATCAGTTACCACTACTGTATGGCTCCTCCCGCTCCCTGCGGACACAATTTTATACCTAGAAAGTAGCAAAACGAAATCAGAGAAATAATTCACCAAAATGTTAGGTTTAAGTTCattttttcaaaagcaaatcacAACCAGAACAGAAGAACaataaatattgtaaaataaaaGAGCAAAAAGTCAACACACTCAAGTCCTTTCTATAGACAAAGCACAAAACAACAAagtattcaaaattcaaactgaACCTCTTTTTTCCTAATCATAGATGTCCCCAGACCTGGAAAGCATCCTTCTCAGAACCTAGAACTCATTATAAACAATATTGGAAAAGATTTCTCTGCTACGAGCTACTGTATTCTGGTTAGTTGATAGCGTGAATCACCCAAATGAACACATCATGCAAATAAAATTGTGACATCATTTGTGTAATTCTGCAGTACTACTTGTGTGTATGTACTAGCAATAAAGAATAAATAGAGCATCTCATGATATTCATAATTGTCAGACTCGCAGCATTCAGTCTCTTGACTGTAAATACTGTATGTATTCATTTGTCAATTTTGGTAAATGGGCTAGTGTCACTTGATTCATGTCACCAAGTTCAACCCCTACTGGCCTGTGTTCCGAGGAAATTTAGATTGTTATGGATTGCACTACCAATCCGtggaacaatatatatatgtacacatgTACTAGACCAATAGGGCATACATATGTCAGGGCAGAAACACATCAATagctataaaatttatatcatctCAATATGTTACGTGAGCTATGACTTCTGACTTCTTTAACACCAagaacaaaaaacaaagaagaTAAACACATACAACTAAAACCTTTTTGCATCATAAAATGATACTCAAACATATGTTGaagaatcaaatttataaaatgacTCACTTTGACAGTCCAGACACCACAGTAGGCCTGTCACGCTGTATTGTATCTCCATGACCAAGTTGTCCCCTCTGTACTTAACATCAATAATTAACTAACtcattacatataaaaaaaatacatttttataaaactaaCAAGCTCCAATTCCAAACATTACATCGTTCCGTCCCCAGGTATAGCACCGCCCATCCACGTCCAACGCCACACAATGACACGCCACTACATTAACAAATATAAGTAACTTGTAATTCACAGCAAACACAAAGTAAGATATAAATACTTTCTCCGTACCTAATTATTTCTCCGTTTGACTTTTCCGGTAAAAAATTTAATGCTTctcattttttcaaaaatgcatGCAAAGTCATATTACATGAAATAGTCATGCAAAGAATGAAGTATATACAAATTCTGGTCCTTATTTGGCCATTCGACTTTTTCACGCATAATAAAATGAATTCCAATGTTTTTATATCTAACACTTACAAAGTCAAATAGAAAATGAAAAGTCCAACAAATGAGTAACAAAAAACAGAGAAAGTATACAAATTCAGCTCATTATTTGTCAATTCACCTTTTTTGCACATAATTAACTGAACTCCGGTGTTTTTAAGTACTCTAACTTACAAATAGACAAACACGCGCCAAAAAAGTAAAATAGACAGATATTAAGGCACGGAGgaatgaaacgctattttaaGGCATTTTAAATGTAACCACTTACGGAAAGTGAAATAACAGCTAATAGTAGAACAAACAAGTAATAAGGAACGGAGGAAGTATATAGTGATTCCGGATCTTAGTATTTGTCCGTTCTACTTTATTATGCATAATAAAGTCAAATGTACTGTTTTTTTATACTTTAACAACTATATAGTCCTTCAGTCATTATTTATCCGTTCTACATTTTTCCGCATAATCAATGAAAATGTATTGCTGTTAAAACAACTAAAGAGTGACTCTGTTACTTGTTCCTTATTATTTGTCCGTTCTACTTCTTTAAGCATAATCAATGAAAATGTATTGCTTTTAAAACAACTAAAGAGTGATTCTGTTCCTTGTTCCTTATTACTTTTCCATTCTACCTTTTTACACATAATTAAGTGAACTCCACTGTTTCTAAACACTCTAACACCTTCCATAGAAGTCAAACACACACCAAAAAGccaaacaaacaaataacaaaCCAATTCAAAACATTTTTTGAATACCTAAAAATGGACACAAAGTCAAACACACAATCGAAAAGTCAAAcagacaagtaatttgaaatggAGCGAGCTTAAGCCATTTCGAAACAACTTACTGCAACCCGAAGCCACAAATCGAATATCAATGCCAACGAGAGGGCGAAGGCGAGTAGGAGAGACCAAATTAGTATCAGCGGGCCCTTTCTTCTTGCCAATGAGGTCCCAATTAGTAGCGCCACAGAACAACAGCTCGCCGCTCCGCTCCTTCTCCTCGACCTTGTTCTCAGTCTCTACAGCAGCCATTTCGAGCGATCTAACGGTGGGAAATGTAGGTGAATTGGAGATCCAACGGTTGGGAAACGGCGGGGCTAGGGTTTAAGAAAGGAGGTGTGTGAGAGAGATCGCGGGGAATTGGGGAATTTGAAACCCTAGTTGAGCCGGAGTGAGAATGAAATAGTGCTTTTGTTTTGGGTTTTCGAGGATTTATATTTCGGATTTGGATAAATGCAAATTGTTTTGTTGGATaagttttgttttatttgtttagttttatttttattcgatAGGGTTTAAGGATTGCGGGGTTTTTCTTGGGATTAGCACTACattgtatttttgcaaatacgGAGTCTATGTTTACGaatctattatttaattttctttgtttgttttgatttgtttttataaaaggaAGTTATgggtaattatattatatacttatatataaataagcgtaagggagataatttggtcgcatggtcctatggtccaaaagcttatcttggatcgtatattgaacaataagcaccgttagattagaacaaaattaaattctgttctataaggaaactgacatctacttacatgtttataattccttttctgaatctaaaacaaattctgtgtttcatgtgtttttggtttttttaatccaaaataaatatttcttacaaaatttattgtagaatcgtataaatcgcaccgtcacaaaattatttttatccatcagatcgtatattgaacaaataaacaccgttagattagaacaaaaataACATCTGTTTCATAAGACAActaatatctacttgcatgtttataattcctttcctgaattcaaaacaaattctgtatttcatgtgtttataattttttttaatccaaaataaatattttctaccaattttatttgtagaatcgtataaatcgcaccgtaacaaaattatttttatccaatatatttttaaattaataagcccgatttatgtgaggaacgaatataaaaactttttcttaatccaaaacaaattctaccatgttattgcatgtttatgattcatcttcttaattcaaacaaattgtgtttatcaattttaatctcgaaccataaaaatttttagaaaaatatttaaatcacattatataatctaataggagtcggcgtcacatattttacttaaaataatttaaaatttgatagaaagaatttaatactttggcatgatacatataattttaatttattattataaaataattttttcacaccatttaaaatatatttaaaaattttataaataattaaaaagctcccgtgccttgcacgggctataagctagtatatatatatatacagaagaaagttctatggagactggatTATTTGGAGACTGTAGAGACTTAATCATGGTCATCCAATCATTAAACATCCAACggctgcatatattttgtcctgcacgtttgttttctctccctatcatgtcctgcacttctaaatcgatgaacaacaagcagtagttctaaatcttgcataacataaaataataattccataatattggtgttcaatcaccgaaatcctaacaaataaaaataataattgcatacaaaacaaagatgtggttggacactgctatgattggcactgaactcattgtcattgtcctgcaacgaattgaatttgttgcaagacaaaataacacttagatatattacaaatatgcgggacaaattattaatattaatttactagaaatgcaggacaagaatagtgtaaattacaaacatagttttgaattaaaattaaaaacaagaaatgcaggacaagaatattaataatacattactagaaatgcaggacaagaatagtgtaaattattaatattacaaaactagaaatgcaggacaagaaatgcaggacaaagaatatttaatcatgtccattaattaccatattatttaacggtagatcctgtagtctctaatgactccaaaatttttggtctccattgagcccaactctatatatacatatatatattgaaaaagatTTAGAAAAAAACTTGTTAATTGTTTCAAAATCGATTGCTATTTTGAGTGGAGAATTTTCGATTATTAATCAGGGATATGTTGCACGGTAAAGAAAATTTAGGGTTAGAATTATGACATAACGTCATACATCCTTAATACACTAATACACTGGTTTTGCATAATAATGACATCTCAAATATTTGTTGATAAGCACTTAAAATTTGTCGGTATAAGTGATATCGTCACGAATCTAAAAATATATCATGATTATAGTTGAACCAATAACAatgacataatatttatttcaaatatgaaatttttcatAAATCATATTTGGATATGGTTATCCTATAAAAATGGATATGAAaatgaatttgaatattatataaatctAAAATCCGACTAAAgtaataaatatgataatatacattATCGAGTGACTTAATTGACACTTGTTTATCGAAATCTCTTTAAGAGGGTCGTTAATTATTAGTCAACACGTTGTTATGATATGTGATAATCTAAACACGTGCTATAATAGTATTAGCTTCTACTAGAGATTGAGAAGATGTTTTAATACAGTCTTTTTCGATCTTCATCTTGACGTCGACGTCTTGTTAAGTCTTCATTTTAGAAAAACAATTACGACTTCTGAAGATTCAGGTGTATTTAACTAGTTAGTACAAGGCATAAtcatgttatatataaaatacataatttttattgtaaaaatcaAGCATGCATTCATTTATTTGTGATACagattatttacaaatataaaatacattatctaAACTATATATACACCGCAATAGATTttgtgattttaaaatattagatctAATACATTATATATCCTAAATCAGATTATATGGAAGATATAGCTTATCCTCAGTAGTCATTGATGGATTGAATAACAGtttatgaaattttattatgtatctGTTGATAGTTAAGATTTAGCCACTGATCTTCATTCAACTTGAATGGTTTACATGGCTACGAATATTTATACTTTGATATCCTAACTATTCATAGACCAAAAACTCAATCTGATGATCAACTAATCCTATTAACTGCTAAAATATAAAGTACCTAATTTCTTGCAATTACACATCAGTTGATGGCTACTTAATCAACGGCCGGATACTACAGATAACATATTATCTGTTGATCAACTACATTTACTTAAACAAAATTGTATCAAGTGTTTTGACTCATCGATGTTAACATATTCCTAAcagattttaatattatgttcTGTTTGGTTGAGGAGATTGGGtgaaatgaaatgagtaaaaaacaaagaaaacaacacAAACTGAGTAAGtgcaaaattattataataagatCAAATAAAACACTAGGTATAAGAGAAGTGAGTATTCTATCCAATCCTTCGGAATAAATTTATCCAATCAAACACAATGTATAAcaagtgaaattttatatattagattaaataaattaaataaaaaacatgTGTATCTCACAATCACGCAGTGTCATGTTTGAAAAGtgaaatttatttgaaatttaaatttgaattaccaatttatatgaataaagaaatttaaattaaaaaaatcaaaatattcaaGCTTTAGTGGATGCTCTCATGCTCTCTTATTTTGGGAATTGAAATCTTTCCTTACAATATGTCGACATATGTTTGTGATGACAgagaatcaagtcaaaacacaTTATTTTAAGGATGAGCTGCTTtaccatatatataaatactgaAAAATATTTGTGATTATCTACATATTTTACTAGATTTTAGATCCTTGATAGTAACTATATCTAACTTAACCTTTCAAAGAGTACTTTTTTCGGAATTGGACTCTTATTATCAACAATCTAATGAATTGACCATCAACCCATCTTATTAGTCATTGATAAATAATCAGAGTTCGACAAAAATTGAGATACATCTCGAAATCAATTTGGATTTATCAAGAGATATCATATGTCATAAATTTTGGTCCATATAAAATAGGACAAATTTATGATTGAAAGTTTGACTAATGCTACCTATTTCAAATTctatttcaatttaaattttttcaaatgGCATTACAGTCACATGGGTGATTTTAATTAGGATGGTTTATGGGTATGCAggggtctcattattattaatgtgaaTGAAACCAGTCATACATGGTCAACaagaatttggaaacaattttggAGTACCTAGTATTTTCcttaaattatatcattaataaatataCATCCAAAAaccaatttaatattaaaaaaaagaaaaagaatagaAAAATTTCCGTCACAAATATACTGAATAGAAACGACACGGAAAAACTTGATtagaaaaaaaacatatatagtgATGTTTAAGGATGTGTATTCAActgatattttaattaattat
This genomic window contains:
- the LOC108228101 gene encoding uncharacterized protein LOC108228101, which translates into the protein MAAVETENKVEEKERSGELLFCGATNWDLIGKKKGPADTNLVSPTRLRPLVGIDIRFVASGCMACHCVALDVDGRCYTWGRNDRGQLGHGDTIQRDRPTVVSGLSKYKIVSAGSGRSHTVVVTDDGTSLSFGWNKHGQLGSGSVKNEFELSPVRCQVSDVKVATCGGEFTVWLTSEPGASIHTAGLPQYGQLGHGTDNEYNTKDSSVRLAYEAQPRPKAVASLSRETIVKVACGTNHTVAVDSNGYVYTWGYGGYGRLGHREQKDEWSPRRVDVFTRHNVLPPNAVVSAGSVNSSCTAAGGQLFMWGKLKNHGDDWMYPKPVMDLSGWNIRCMDSGSMHHFVGADSSCISWGVAQSGELGYGPLGQKSSAMAKKVDSLEGMHVMSVACGCAHSLVVVDRTEVGERLDQLDVYDGKAAGEGSEVPVNNSNIAANKNGKKNGAKTPEKSNKRKSKDSSESEDEENDSSDEGSEDSEEMNGDAKGKRQRGGKASGRGRGKSAGKAKTETKSSGRGRGRPSADKNTADNTKTKSGRRGRPRKS